Proteins encoded by one window of Vibrio rumoiensis:
- the kdsB gene encoding 3-deoxy-manno-octulosonate cytidylyltransferase has translation MSVKVVIPARYGSSRLPGKPLLTLLDKPVIWHVIERCKEAGIEQADIFVATDDQRISDVLKDEGIQVVLTSSLHQSGTDRINEVAQLKEWSGDTVVVNVQGDEPMIPSGLIQQLVSFTLSNPSYHLTTAVVPLCSQDDFVNPNVVKAVLGHNGRALYFTRSASPMNRDNPSDLSYAKRHIGIYAYRVSALKEFCSYAEDELESYEKLEQLRALSHGMNIGAMTFDGVVPHGIDTCDDYETIKKLMEEKTF, from the coding sequence ATGAGTGTGAAAGTTGTAATTCCAGCACGATACGGCTCATCTAGACTACCTGGTAAACCTTTATTAACTTTGCTTGATAAACCTGTTATTTGGCATGTAATAGAGCGTTGTAAAGAAGCGGGCATCGAGCAAGCTGATATTTTTGTAGCCACTGACGATCAAAGAATCAGTGATGTGCTAAAAGATGAGGGCATCCAAGTGGTTTTAACGTCCTCGTTGCATCAATCCGGTACGGATCGTATTAATGAGGTTGCTCAGTTGAAAGAGTGGAGCGGTGACACGGTTGTCGTTAATGTGCAAGGAGATGAGCCAATGATCCCATCAGGGCTTATTCAACAGCTAGTCTCATTTACGTTGTCAAATCCCTCTTACCATCTTACAACTGCAGTAGTCCCTTTATGTTCCCAAGATGATTTTGTAAACCCTAATGTAGTAAAAGCTGTTCTTGGTCATAATGGTCGAGCGCTTTATTTTACTCGTTCCGCGTCGCCAATGAATCGTGATAATCCTTCTGATTTGTCATATGCAAAAAGACATATCGGGATTTATGCCTACCGGGTTTCTGCTTTGAAAGAATTTTGTTCATACGCAGAAGATGAACTTGAGAGTTATGAAAAATTGGAACAGTTACGTGCTCTAAGCCATGGAATGAATATTGGGGCAATGACATTTGATGGTGTCGTCCCTCATGGTATAGATACTTGTGACGATTACGAAACTATCAAAAAATTAATGGAAGAGAAGACGTTTTAA
- a CDS encoding KdsC family phosphatase, producing MLDKQVCNSIKMVLLDVDGVMTDGSIYISQDGEFFKSFNVKDGLAIELLRSHSILVGVISGKASSALDTRCQQLGFDEIITGCKNKLPALMNICSKYEITSDQIVFIGDDVLDIPIFEKVGLAVAPIDAHSLAIDSADWVSSLEGGKGMVREFVDLLLMTQLDKPLKEVYQPLLDKIRLDDVATMEQ from the coding sequence ATGTTGGATAAGCAGGTCTGTAATAGTATCAAAATGGTTTTGCTTGATGTTGATGGGGTAATGACTGATGGCTCAATTTATATTAGTCAAGACGGTGAGTTCTTCAAATCATTTAATGTTAAAGATGGTTTGGCTATCGAATTATTGCGTAGCCATAGCATTCTTGTTGGTGTTATTTCAGGTAAAGCGAGTTCAGCTTTAGATACTCGATGCCAACAACTGGGTTTTGATGAAATAATTACTGGTTGTAAAAACAAACTTCCCGCTTTAATGAATATCTGCTCTAAATATGAAATCACATCAGATCAAATTGTTTTCATAGGTGATGATGTGCTGGATATACCGATCTTTGAGAAGGTAGGTTTAGCTGTGGCGCCAATTGACGCCCATAGTTTAGCTATCGATAGTGCAGATTGGGTTTCGTCTCTTGAAGGTGGCAAGGGGATGGTAAGAGAGTTTGTTGACCTATTGTTGATGACACAACTTGATAAACCACTAAAAGAGGTATATCAACCTTTACTTGACAAAATCCGTTTAGATGACGTAGCAACAATGGAGCAATAA
- the kdsA gene encoding 3-deoxy-8-phosphooctulonate synthase, with protein sequence MFLIAGPCVIESEGLVLDTFAQLQEITSKFGIEYIAKSSFTKANRSSASAFTGPGLEEGLKILQKAKDQLGVKIITDVHDDTPLDEVASVVDVLQTPAFLVRQTGFIQRVASMGKPVNIKKGQWMHPSDMAPVVEKCRAVGNDDIWLCDRGTSFGFGQLVNYMPGLTIMKETGCKVIMDATHSVQMPGTLNGSTGGNRYHVPAIARAAVAVGIDGLFMETHPDPDKALCDGPNMLPLKHMEELLETLLEIDEVVHRRAFIESKLV encoded by the coding sequence ATGTTTTTAATTGCGGGCCCATGTGTTATTGAATCTGAAGGTTTAGTCCTCGATACTTTCGCACAGTTACAAGAAATAACGAGTAAATTTGGTATTGAATATATCGCCAAGTCTTCTTTCACCAAAGCCAATCGTTCGTCAGCTTCTGCTTTTACCGGTCCCGGACTTGAGGAGGGATTGAAGATTCTTCAAAAAGCAAAAGACCAGTTAGGTGTGAAAATTATTACAGATGTCCATGATGACACTCCCTTAGATGAAGTTGCTTCAGTTGTTGATGTTTTGCAAACTCCAGCTTTTCTTGTTCGTCAAACTGGATTTATTCAACGAGTTGCTTCAATGGGTAAGCCAGTAAATATTAAAAAAGGTCAATGGATGCATCCATCAGACATGGCTCCAGTGGTAGAGAAATGTCGTGCAGTCGGTAACGATGATATATGGCTATGTGATCGTGGGACTAGCTTTGGTTTTGGTCAACTCGTTAACTATATGCCTGGCTTAACGATCATGAAAGAAACAGGATGTAAGGTTATAATGGATGCAACGCACAGTGTCCAAATGCCAGGTACTCTGAATGGTTCAACTGGTGGGAATCGCTATCATGTTCCGGCTATTGCAAGAGCTGCAGTGGCTGTTGGTATTGATGGCTTGTTTATGGAAACTCACCCAGATCCAGATAAAGCATTATGTGATGGTCCAAATATGTTGCCACTGAAACATATGGAAGAACTACTAGAGACTTTGCTTGAGATTGATGAAGTCGTTCATCGTCGCGCTTTTATTGAATCTAAATTGGTCTAA
- a CDS encoding capsular polysaccharide export protein, LipB/KpsS family, with translation MKRNEKIGNVLSLDPMYSPLHNKIADRYKGRKIAILSSFGLKHYLPDFECLYIETIFKRTNLNVTSVDIELVQQINNHFTSFLKKVEKRKPSSSELAYMTKFYVYLRSFLIDNEIRLVLLHNDLRWQHSIAVMLCKEMNIDYLVTEQGLFRPITTIVDRHGVNANSRVKDEYLSFVGKGEDIKSYYSNEIVNSSHDSLYSYINFFRYLVFSKLGTFLGREARVVHKRHTFSEYIKRFYVHKCTSLFSNKIDLFSEKTNSSSKKLIFVPLQLELDTQFLVHSDFSKIQEVIDLIQQSFTELGLGDNYELVFKLHPNDLNKYSFESYSKITKANIDNNFLENVSLVISVNSSALLQVLSTNTPIITLGRSIYNFENVSIESNKENLVSNIRVQLSENIDMDKRRHYIEYLRFVYSIQGAGNSFSEKQIDRIIDMLDRG, from the coding sequence ATGAAAAGGAATGAAAAGATAGGTAATGTGCTATCATTAGATCCGATGTACTCACCACTGCATAATAAGATAGCAGATAGGTATAAAGGAAGAAAAATAGCGATTCTTAGTTCTTTCGGACTAAAACACTATTTGCCAGATTTTGAATGTTTGTATATTGAAACTATTTTTAAAAGAACCAACTTGAATGTTACAAGTGTTGACATTGAACTTGTTCAACAGATAAATAATCATTTCACGTCATTTCTAAAGAAGGTCGAGAAAAGGAAGCCTTCCAGTTCCGAGTTGGCGTATATGACTAAATTCTATGTTTACCTTAGAAGCTTTCTTATAGATAATGAGATAAGGCTCGTGTTGTTACATAATGACTTGAGATGGCAGCATTCCATTGCTGTTATGTTATGTAAAGAAATGAATATTGATTATTTGGTTACAGAGCAAGGTTTATTTAGGCCTATTACTACTATTGTAGATCGGCATGGTGTAAATGCTAATTCTCGGGTTAAAGATGAATATTTATCATTTGTGGGTAAAGGTGAGGATATTAAAAGTTATTATTCAAATGAAATTGTAAATAGTTCACATGATTCGTTATATTCGTATATTAATTTCTTTAGATATTTAGTGTTTTCGAAGTTAGGTACATTCTTAGGAAGAGAGGCTCGTGTTGTTCATAAAAGACATACTTTTTCTGAATACATAAAAAGATTTTATGTTCATAAATGCACTTCTCTTTTTTCAAATAAAATAGATTTATTTTCGGAAAAAACAAACTCTTCTAGTAAAAAGTTGATTTTTGTCCCTCTGCAGTTAGAGCTTGATACTCAGTTCTTAGTCCACAGTGATTTTTCTAAAATTCAAGAGGTGATTGACTTAATTCAGCAATCATTTACGGAGTTGGGCCTGGGAGATAATTATGAATTGGTTTTCAAATTACATCCCAACGATTTGAATAAGTATTCTTTCGAAAGTTACTCAAAGATAACTAAAGCAAACATCGATAACAATTTTTTGGAAAATGTTTCGCTGGTTATTTCAGTTAACTCTAGTGCATTACTGCAAGTATTATCTACTAATACTCCCATCATTACCTTAGGGAGATCTATATATAATTTTGAAAATGTATCTATTGAATCAAATAAAGAGAACTTAGTTTCAAATATAAGAGTTCAATTATCAGAGAATATTGATATGGATAAACGTCGCCACTATATTGAATACTTGAGGTTTGTTTATTCAATACAGGGAGCGGGTAACTCGTTTTCAGAAAAACAAATAGACAGAATTATTGATATGTTGGATAGAGGTTAG
- a CDS encoding glycosyltransferase family 2 protein, producing the protein MKVTIVIITYERPDLLNLALDSVLRQTHSDLEIIVVDDNSPSYFDNEKIIKDKNDSRLIYYRNSENKGACYSRNYGLSLATGKYVAFLDDDDLWTDNKIQQQIQTLDLTNAVLCYTAKRMFKNANFSSGRVSFRQIDEEQPLLSLFNNNVIGTTSCIMVNRDAASSCGGFDINLPAIQDYDFYLRIANEGKIVSIQEPLTLYRVDTAIKISKNSSKAIIASRMIIDKYPNNSKVRRYLIKANMKKALKYKDFKLMIKSLGILFY; encoded by the coding sequence ATGAAAGTAACTATTGTAATTATAACTTATGAAAGACCAGATCTATTGAATTTGGCCTTGGACTCTGTACTACGACAGACTCATTCAGATCTCGAAATTATTGTTGTTGATGATAACTCTCCGAGTTATTTCGATAATGAAAAGATTATTAAAGATAAAAATGATTCAAGATTGATTTATTACAGAAATTCAGAGAACAAAGGCGCTTGTTATTCTAGGAATTATGGATTATCACTTGCGACTGGAAAGTATGTCGCATTTTTAGATGATGATGATTTATGGACTGACAACAAGATTCAACAACAGATTCAGACGTTAGATTTAACAAATGCAGTTCTTTGCTATACAGCAAAACGAATGTTTAAGAATGCTAACTTTTCATCTGGTCGAGTATCTTTTCGACAAATAGATGAAGAACAACCATTACTTTCTCTTTTTAATAATAATGTCATCGGTACAACCTCTTGTATTATGGTTAATAGAGATGCTGCTTCTTCGTGTGGAGGCTTCGATATCAATCTTCCTGCTATACAAGATTATGACTTTTACTTAAGAATAGCAAATGAAGGAAAGATAGTTTCAATCCAAGAACCTTTAACACTCTATAGGGTCGATACAGCGATCAAAATATCAAAAAATAGTTCAAAAGCTATAATTGCATCTCGAATGATCATAGATAAATATCCCAACAACTCAAAAGTTAGACGTTATCTTATTAAGGCAAATATGAAAAAGGCGTTAAAGTATAAAGATTTTAAATTAATGATAAAGTCACTAGGTATTTTGTTCTACTGA
- a CDS encoding EpsG family protein, whose amino-acid sequence MGIYGYIAFFFLISFLSSNYYNLKNYSLKYISALLVFLLFILIFGLRGMETGNDTKSYIDMFYDISQGNPDSFVFQSKEYLYIKSTEFVIFLGGDFRAYLIFSAILMFTPILYVLKETNSINAITLAAFLALGPFFFFHSGIRQAIAISFYSLSILFLIRGLIFRFILFLVVAANFHISVLLALPFIIAIKWKYNKWIYYGLLFISFLISFRPQTLVSIVYIGLSVIPEKYQIFLISGLSYNNTSLGIKSVFLFMLGIILVFCLSREFNRFKIYILNLSFLYIVLYNLFGNILILSRIPIYYVVFFVASLSFVFDFFDSKSKLSVRFLVFVCLFVFYIRVLFTDPYSVMVG is encoded by the coding sequence ATGGGTATATATGGCTATATAGCTTTTTTCTTTCTTATATCTTTTTTGTCCTCTAATTACTATAATTTAAAAAACTATAGTCTTAAATATATTTCTGCATTGCTGGTTTTTTTATTATTTATCTTGATTTTTGGACTAAGGGGGATGGAAACAGGTAATGACACAAAGTCATACATAGATATGTTTTATGATATATCACAGGGTAATCCTGACAGTTTTGTTTTTCAGAGTAAAGAATATCTATATATAAAAAGTACTGAGTTTGTTATATTTTTAGGTGGTGATTTCAGAGCATATCTTATTTTTTCTGCAATTCTAATGTTTACTCCTATATTATATGTTTTAAAAGAAACAAATAGTATTAATGCCATTACCTTAGCTGCTTTTCTTGCTTTAGGCCCATTCTTTTTTTTCCATTCAGGAATAAGACAAGCTATTGCGATTTCTTTTTATTCTCTATCTATTCTCTTTCTAATTAGAGGGCTAATATTTAGGTTCATTTTATTTTTGGTAGTTGCTGCAAACTTTCATATTAGTGTTCTACTTGCTCTTCCTTTTATAATTGCAATCAAGTGGAAGTATAATAAATGGATTTATTATGGACTTCTTTTTATTTCTTTTCTTATCTCCTTTAGGCCGCAAACACTTGTAAGTATCGTTTATATTGGATTATCAGTCATCCCAGAAAAATATCAGATATTTTTGATTAGTGGACTATCATATAATAATACATCACTAGGGATTAAAAGTGTTTTTTTATTTATGCTCGGAATAATATTAGTGTTTTGCCTTTCTAGAGAGTTTAATCGGTTTAAGATATATATATTGAATCTTTCTTTTTTATATATTGTACTATACAACTTGTTTGGTAATATTCTTATATTGTCAAGGATTCCTATTTATTACGTTGTATTTTTTGTTGCCTCTCTGTCTTTTGTTTTTGATTTTTTTGACTCAAAGTCAAAACTTTCGGTCAGATTTTTAGTCTTTGTTTGTTTGTTTGTTTTTTATATCAGGGTTTTATTTACTGACCCGTATAGTGTGATGGTGGGATAA
- a CDS encoding glycosyltransferase has product MIPKKIHYVWVGNNEKSDFVNACIRNWKIILPDYEFFEWNESNLDLEEIFLESEFIKECYERKLWAFVSDYIRLKVLYQHGGIYLDTDITLERELSNLINVPFFIGKEDKEHISAGIIGSTKDNIILRELIEFYRNEIFQVEFYTIPRVISHVFKRNGNFQGIATIYPEEYFYPYHYTECFHESKLTENSYAIHWWGKSWGGDDHSFLKTKHLNGHKKWLVTIKCKIRKYLNYLGVRK; this is encoded by the coding sequence ATGATTCCTAAAAAAATTCATTATGTTTGGGTTGGAAATAATGAGAAAAGTGATTTTGTAAATGCGTGTATTCGTAACTGGAAAATTATTCTACCGGATTATGAGTTTTTTGAATGGAATGAATCAAATTTGGATTTAGAAGAAATATTTTTAGAATCTGAATTCATTAAAGAATGTTACGAAAGGAAATTATGGGCTTTTGTTTCAGATTATATTCGTCTAAAGGTTCTATATCAACATGGGGGTATCTATTTAGATACTGATATCACTTTAGAAAGAGAATTATCCAATTTAATTAATGTACCTTTCTTCATTGGAAAAGAAGATAAGGAGCATATTAGTGCTGGAATTATTGGTTCAACAAAAGATAACATAATATTGCGGGAATTGATTGAATTTTATAGAAATGAGATTTTTCAGGTTGAATTTTATACAATACCTAGGGTTATTAGTCACGTGTTTAAACGCAATGGAAACTTCCAAGGTATAGCCACAATATATCCAGAAGAATATTTTTATCCTTACCATTACACTGAATGCTTCCATGAATCTAAACTTACCGAAAATTCTTATGCGATACATTGGTGGGGGAAGAGTTGGGGGGGCGATGATCATTCTTTTTTAAAAACTAAACATTTGAATGGTCATAAAAAATGGTTAGTTACAATAAAATGCAAAATCCGAAAATATTTAAACTACCTTGGAGTTAGAAAATGA
- a CDS encoding lipopolysaccharide biosynthesis protein: MKTISSALKTKVIRPLILLFCSSIGTGLISIFSLYIMVKSLGVETYGALMLAFSYIMVIGSVVNLQSIDAIIKFIPYEKSTILKTKLINKLFLVDMITAVLGFIVCYASISFISEILSWDGLVSELLYIISFYILFNISGTFEGVYRYYGYFKWISFRNFIVAAITCLLYYISSNENLEVEYYAFVISISSLLVLTLDFIYFCIKKNDMGYRGFRFEKVDVKIMKYTITSNINSNLDLPIKKLSPILIANLMSLQDVGIYKILEKLGAIVLKLISVFVQFFGAEISRLIASGNIKKVLKLGKRFTTLYIFFSFSIIFISYFGFDFIVTITSPELILFKNEIFTYLIYIVIISSMFYQHTVAIYSGHEVKVLKLILSVNLLYLVCLQYFTDTWGLIGLIILQIIQAIVIFFIKNKFISDGLRGTVK; this comes from the coding sequence ATGAAAACTATATCAAGTGCTTTAAAAACAAAGGTTATAAGACCTTTAATACTGCTTTTTTGTAGCTCAATTGGCACAGGGTTAATATCTATATTTTCATTATATATAATGGTTAAGTCATTGGGAGTCGAAACCTATGGGGCTCTAATGTTAGCGTTTTCATATATAATGGTAATTGGTTCAGTAGTTAATTTACAATCAATCGATGCGATTATAAAATTCATACCTTATGAAAAAAGTACAATCCTAAAAACAAAGCTTATTAATAAACTATTTTTAGTTGATATGATCACTGCGGTGTTAGGTTTTATAGTTTGCTACGCTTCTATTAGTTTTATATCTGAAATTCTAAGTTGGGATGGCCTAGTATCCGAGTTGTTATATATAATTTCATTCTATATTCTCTTTAACATTTCAGGAACGTTTGAAGGAGTATATAGATATTATGGATATTTCAAATGGATTTCTTTTAGGAATTTTATTGTAGCAGCTATTACATGTCTATTATACTATATTTCAAGCAATGAAAACTTAGAAGTAGAATATTATGCATTTGTCATTTCTATTTCTTCGCTGCTAGTGTTGACTTTAGATTTTATTTATTTCTGTATAAAAAAGAACGACATGGGTTACAGAGGTTTTAGATTTGAAAAGGTTGATGTTAAAATTATGAAATATACAATAACTTCTAATATTAATAGTAATCTTGATTTACCAATAAAAAAGCTTTCCCCAATATTAATTGCTAATTTGATGTCACTTCAGGATGTCGGTATTTATAAGATACTAGAAAAGTTAGGGGCAATTGTATTGAAATTAATTTCTGTATTTGTCCAGTTCTTTGGGGCTGAAATAAGCCGACTTATTGCAAGTGGAAATATCAAAAAAGTACTTAAATTAGGTAAGAGATTTACTACACTGTACATATTTTTTTCCTTTAGTATTATTTTTATTTCTTACTTTGGTTTTGATTTTATTGTTACTATAACTTCCCCAGAGTTAATTTTGTTTAAAAACGAAATTTTCACATATCTTATTTATATAGTAATCATTAGTTCGATGTTTTATCAGCATACAGTCGCGATATATTCAGGACATGAGGTAAAGGTTCTTAAACTTATACTTTCAGTCAATTTATTATATCTGGTTTGCCTACAATATTTTACAGATACTTGGGGGTTGATCGGTTTAATTATATTGCAAATAATACAAGCGATAGTTATATTCTTTATAAAAAATAAATTTATTTCGGACGGACTGAGAGGAACTGTAAAATGA